In one window of Mytilus trossulus isolate FHL-02 chromosome 7, PNRI_Mtr1.1.1.hap1, whole genome shotgun sequence DNA:
- the LOC134725786 gene encoding protein Wnt-8a-like, with amino-acid sequence MIRSYSYSWICLFIVCSFNIYTSKSWSLNEILIAGPKVGLTSTNYTRNPDLFTRHPVEAKILDSVRKGTLKAQEECQHQFKWERWNCPADTAPFDQDFATREAAFVQSINAAGIMHVVTQQCSSGQETFCTCDNSRNGQTGGFNWKWGGCSDNIKFGDELTYKFLKGLTSGKNENAAMQLQNYGAGRQAVGRNTKMVCKCHGLSGDCSIRTCWQQVATFREIGQFLKQRYKKAKFVNYYDGQLRQGNDARTRELAVFSKKQLAFLQKSPNYCKEDHVMNIKGTKGRQCMRSKNKNAMTTSERKSCRTLCKSCGYKVKKVTVDVSNTCNCKFRWCCKVKCDKCVTRENNYYCVR; translated from the exons ATGATTCGTTCATATTCATATTCGTggatatgtttatttattgtgtgctcttttaatatttatacatcCAAATCATG GTCATTAAATGAGATTCTAATAGCAGGACCAAAGGTCGGACTAACATCAACCAACTATACCAGGAATCCTGACTTGTTCACCCGTCACCCG GTTGAGGCAAAAATTTTGGACAGTGTCAGAAAAGGAACATTAAAAGCACAAGAAGAATGTCAACACCAGTTTAAATGGGAAAGATGGAATTGCCCTGCAGACACAGCACCCTTTGATCAAGATTTTG CTACCAGAGAAGCTGCTTTTGTTCAATCTATCAACGCAGCTGGAATAATGCACGTGGTTACACAACAGTGTAGCTCTGGACAGGAAACATTCTGCACCTGTGATAATTCCAGAAATGGACAAACTG GCGGCTTTAATTGGAAGTGGGGAGGATGTAGTGATAACATCAAGTTTGGAGACGAATTAACATACAAGTTTCTGAAAGGGTTGACCTCTGGAAAGAATGAAAATGCTGCAATGCAGCTACAAAACTATGGCGCAGGACGTCAG GCTGTTGGAAGGAATACTAAAATGGTGTGTAAATGTCATGGGTTATCGGGAGATTGTTCGATCAGAACATGCTGGCAACAAGTCGCGACCTTCCGTGAAATTGGACAGTTTTTAAAACAACGTTACAAGAAGGCTAAATTTGTCAATTATTATGACGGCCAACTACGTCAGGGTAATGACGCGAGAACTCGCGAATTGGCcgttttttcaaaaaaacaactAGCATTTTTACAGAAATCTCCAAACTACTGTAAAGAAGACCATGTAATGAACATAAAAGGAACAAAAGGTCGACAGTGTATGcgtagtaaaaataaaaatgcgaTGACAACTTCAGAAAGAAAAAGTTGTCGAACTTTATGTAAATCTTGTGGATATAAAGTGAAGAAAGTGACAGTGGACGTTAGCAACACATGCAATTGTAAATTTCGATGGTGTTGTAAGGTGAAATGTGACAAATGTGTGACAAgggaaaataattattattgtgTAAGATAG
- the LOC134725787 gene encoding uncharacterized protein LOC134725787 has protein sequence MDFKMCFGLKIGCFCYILLFSHSVAISFAQHWTASTFDLPVYGIYNRNVPSGATTHSKSNDVYWNGLAKAFEQNPEAIIQGIEDSREQILNKKRLFRDQYGRQFLWDPRSGAIPVLQHNHVKHDVQAIPIMYYDRVTGYLTSHPSRPRLQFLVPKEGYLLRRNRHPNVECDPTVNPMLSFDDGGETRDPCTGKVKGKQQAEFGLTATSGMADVLCAFCQHIKNLRCIWQFCSHPDGVYKIKVSENKG, from the exons ATggattttaaaatgtgttttggaCTAAAAATTGGATGTTTCTGTTATATCTTATTATTTTCTCATAGTGTTGCCATTTCCTTCGCACAACATTGGACAGCATCAACCTTCGATCTACCTGTTTATGGAATTTATAACAGAAATGTACCGAGCG GAGCCACCACACACAGCAAGAGTAACGATGTGTATTGGAATGGATTAGCAAAAGCCTTTGAGCAGAATCCGGAGGCAATCATTCAGGGTATAGAGGATAGTAGAGAACAAATACTAAACAAGAAACGCCTATTTAGAGACCAGTATGGGCGCCAATTTTTATGGGATCCTAGATCTGGAGCCATTCCAGTTCTTCAGCACAATCATGTTAAGCATGACGTACAAGCTATTCCTATTATGTATTACGACAGAGTTACTGGGTATCTAACAAGCCATCCGTCTCGCCCAAGACTACAATTTCTGGTCCCCAAAGAAGGGTATCTTTTACGGCGAAATCGTCACCCGAATGTGGAATGTGACCCTACTGTAAACCCTATGTTGTCCTTTGATGACGGAGGAG AAACAAGAGACCCATGTACGGGCAAGGTAAAGGGCAAACAACAAGCCGAGTTTGGACTAACAGCAACTTCCGGTATGGCAGATGTATTGTGCGCGTTTTGTCAACATATCAAAAACTTGCGATGTATTTGGCAGTTTTGTTCACATCCTGATGGGGTTTACAAGATAAAAGTTAGTGAGAACAAAGGATAA
- the LOC134726666 gene encoding carbohydrate sulfotransferase 9-like, which produces MTNRYLHQLSQCKSLGDMEIKTSERMFRRQLQPNKAYKFIYCGIEKAGSTFWRRLLQYVQLGKIQTPYRIRPELANSYYVDLSKTTLLEVLGLLKSFTKFIFVRNPYTRLLSGFIDKLYSPNPYYWNKIGIPATRLAREITNTCGHDVSFKEFVEYIIHSNNNPKIKRDVHFIPAYQLCLPCHIQYDFIGKIESFENDVMFILEKLNLTQYIPVLQNFKNQSVVDAIYDVSHTFIEFRKEASKCLSFEESLKRTWRKLQLRGIIADEINLPFSYTEAENITEEKLLSTFIKSFKQSQKFDLRSQKRKHLIYAYSTISLQTLEKLAKVFIIDFKIFDYNMYPASIFQNKNISEHSVAQW; this is translated from the coding sequence ATGACGAATAGATATCTGCACCAGCTTTCACAGTGTAAAAGTTTGGGAGATATGGAGATTAAAACATCAGAGAGAATGTTTCGTCGCCAACTACAACCAAACAAAgcttataaattcatttactgTGGAATAGAAAAGGCTGGATCAACATTCTGGAGACGTTTACTTCAATATGTACAGCTAGGCAAAATACAAACACCTTATCGAATAAGACCAGAACTAGCGAATTCTTACTATGTGGATTTATCTAAAACAACGTTATTGGAAGTGCTAGGTTTACTGAagtcatttacaaaatttatatttgtgaGAAATCCCTATACAAGATTACTTTCTggttttattgacaaattataCTCTCCTAATCCGTATTACTGGAACAAAATAGGCATTCCTGCTACCAGGTTAGCAAGGGAGATAACAAATACATGTGGACATGATGTATCTTTTAAAGAGTTTGTAGAGTACATTATTCATTCTAATAATAATCCAAAGATCAAACGTGACGTTCATTTTATTCCAGCTTATCAATTGTGCCTTCCttgtcacatacaatatgattTCATTGGTAAAATAGAATCATTTGAAAACGACGTTATGTTCATACTGGAAAAACTAAATTTAACACAATATATACCGGTTTTacagaattttaaaaatcaatcagTCGTTGATGCTATTTATGATGTTAGTCACACTTTTATAGAATTCAGAAAAGAAGCTTCAAAATGTTTAAGCTTTGAAGAGAGTCTCAAAAGGACGTGGCGAAAGCTTCAGTTAAGGGGAATAATAGCGGATGAAATTAACTTGCCTTTTTCATATACAGAGGCAGAAAATATTACAGAAGAGAAATTATTGTCAACCTTTATCAAATCTTTTAAGCAATCACAAAAATTTGACTTGCGATCACAAAAACGAAAACATCTTATTTATGCTTATAGCACTATTTCTTTACAGACTTTAGAGAAATTAGCAAAGGtatttattatagattttaaaatatttgattacaaTATGTACCCTGCATCTATATTCcagaacaaaaatatttcagaacACAGTGTAGCTcaatggtaa